A window from Drosophila subobscura isolate 14011-0131.10 chromosome O, UCBerk_Dsub_1.0, whole genome shotgun sequence encodes these proteins:
- the LOC117899346 gene encoding aldehyde dehydrogenase X, mitochondrial, translating into MADPNTKPKYTKLFINNEFVDAVSGKTFATANPATGKEIVKVAEGDKADVDLAVIAAKKAFHRNSDWRKLSPLQRTNLINKLCSLMERDKEVLASLETQDNGKPYAEALFDVTYSILTLQYYAGWTDKFFGDTIPAGGFTSMTRKEPVGVVGQIIPWNYPLLMLAWKWGPALAVGCTIIMKPAEQTPLTALHMAALTKEAGFPAGVINIINGFGPTAGAAISEHPDIAKVAFTGSVDIGRIVMQAAAKSNLKRVSLELGGKSPVVVFDDADIDFAVETTHEALFSNHGQSCCAGSRTYVHEKIYDKFVEKAAAKAKARKVGNPFEQNVQQGPQIDQEMLTKVLGYIESGQKEGAKLQAGGKRIGNVGYFIEPTVFSDVKDNMKIAQEEIFGPVQSIFKFSSLDEIIDRANNVQYGLAAGIITNDINKALKFANNVDAGSVWINCYDAVLPQTPFGGYKHSGIGRELGKDGLDNYLETKTITMKLL; encoded by the exons ATGGCCGATCCCAACACAAAGCCCAAGTACACAAAA CTCTTCATCAACAATGAGTTCGTGGATGCCGTCTCTGGCAAGACCTTTGCCACAGCCAACCCTGCCACTGGCAAGGAGATCGTCAAAGTAGCCGAAGGAGACAAA GCTGATGTGGATCTGGCAGTGATTGCGGCCAAGAAGGCGTTCCATCGCAACTCGGACTGGCGCAAGTTGAGTCCCCTGCAGCGCACAAATCTGATTAACAA GCTCTGCTCACTGATGGAGCGCGACAAGGAAGTCCTTGCCAGCCTGGAGACCCAGGACAATGGCAAGCCCTATGCCGAGGCCCTCTTCGATGTCACCTACTCGATCCTGACGCTTCAGTACTATGCCGGCTGGACCGACAAGTTCTTTGGCGACACCATTCCCGCCGGTGGTTTCACCTCGATGACCCGCAAGGAGCCCGTGGGCGTTGTTGGCCAGATTATTCCCTGGAACTacccgctgctgatgctggcctGGAAGTGGGGACCCGCTCTGGCCGTGGGCTGCACCATTATCATGAAGCCGGCGGAGCAAACGCCACTCACCGCCCTGCACATGGCTGCCCTGACCAAGGAGGCGGGCTTCCCAGCGGGCGTCATCAATATTATCAATGGCTTTGGACCCACAGCTGGCGCAGCCATCAGTGAGCATCCGGACATTGCCAAGGTGGCGTTCACCGGATCCGTGGACATTGGCCGCATCGTgatgcaggcagcagccaagtcCAACCTGAAGAGGGTGTCCCTGGAGCTGGGCGGCAAGAGTCCAGTTGTGGTCTTCGATGATGCAGACA TTGACTTTGCTGTGGAGACCACACACGAGGCTCTGTTCTCGAATCACGGCCAGAGCTGCTGCGCCGGCAGTCGCACCTACGTGCACGAGAAGATCTACGACAAGTTCGTGGAGAAGGCCGCTGCCAAGGCCAAGGCCCGCAAGGTGGGCAATCCCTTCGAGCAGAATGTGCAGCAGGGTCCACAAATCGATCAGGAGATGCTCACCAAAGTCCTGGGCTACATTGAGAGTGGCCAGAAGGAGGGCGCCAAGCTGCAGGCTGGCGGCAAGCGCATCGGCAATGTGGGATACTTCATCGAGCCCACTGTCTTCTCGGATGTGAAGGATAACATGAAGATTGCCCAAGAGGAG ATTTTTGGACCCGTTCAATCCATCTTCAAGTTCAGCAGCCTCGATGAGATCATCGATCGTGCCAACAATGTGCAGTACGGCCTGGCCGCTGGCATCATTACCAACGACATCAACAAGGCGCTGAAGTTTGCCAACAATGTTGATGCTGGCTCCGTGTGGATCAACTGCTACGATGCCGTGCTCCCACAGACGCCCTTCGGTGGCTACAAGCACTCTGGCATTGGTCGCGAACTGGGCAAGGATG
- the LOC117899373 gene encoding leucine-rich melanocyte differentiation-associated protein: MAMQTLTDNDTQLILVQQNLRSLHPELVKRHAEHVELLDLSHNCLKDLSWLAEFEQLRHLVLDNNRLHEAQLRTLTQSLPQLEVLMLNKNEFSDLPSTMRLIRRLFPNLQYLSLHGNPICPDGLELQPFSGYLRYDYAYYSNYIAQSLSKLKFLDHGLVQRTYQYESFPINSYGKQLIKTTSF, encoded by the exons ATGGCAATGCAAACGTTGACAGACAACGACACTCAG CTCATTTTGGTGCAGCAGAATCTGCGATCACTGCACCCGGAGCTGGTCAAGCGGCATGCGGAGCACGTGGAGCTGCTAGATCTAAGCCACAACTGCCTGAAGGATCTGTCCTGGCTGGCGGAGTTCGAGCAGCTGCGTCACTTGGTGCTGGACAACAATCGGCTGCATGAGGCACAACTACGAACACTGACCCAGTCCCTGCCGCAGCTGGAGGTGCTCATGTTGAACAAGAATGAG tTCAGTGACCTGCCCTCAACAATGCGACTGATCCGACGACTGTTCCCCAACCTGCAGTACCTGAGCCTCCATGGCAATCCCATTTGCCCAGATGGCCTTGAGCTTCAGCCCTTCTCCGGCTACCTGCGCTACGACTACGCGTACTACAG CAATTACATTGCACAGTCGCTGAGCAAACTGAAATTTCTGGATCATGGTCTGGTGCAACGCACCTATCAGTACGAGAGTTTTCCCATCAACAGCTACGGCAAACAGCTGATAAAAACAACAAGCTTTTGA
- the LOC117899351 gene encoding extensin: MANAVLQSASVNVRASPSKQSVNRAVKDYGLDLIIIHRIQSLAMRVSSLFVVCVATLVAGAVARPEPPSPYAYHGLPQQQSQRALPLNVHPVAPQIYQTLPQEQSFANFAAPPVQQPQMNYLPPQQQQQQQQQQQPQQDAIFEQVGPSAEPLNSYDDSYNMAHRLSGVQHASGYNNAPQETKIHKHIYVHVPPKDFEEEDAVQPRVTHQVGPKQKHYKIVFIKAPSAPALRAPIVPPPPQNEEKTLIYVLHKKPEQEQDIVIPTPPPTKPSKPEVYFIKYKTKKEEAPVYGVPPADMEPRQATAEDFAPLAEVADVLPPTTLAPEPEIEQPSAIYGAPTAPAYTGEEVQTTLSAPANQYLPPATAPAALAIEEPSMAPIIVEEQQQEQRQAHIPASNYGPPNRFFLKKLK, translated from the exons ATGGCCAACGCGGTGCTCCAATCAGCATCAGTCAACGTTCGAGCTTCTCCATCGAAGCAGTCAGTCAATCGAGCTGTAAAGGATTACGGGTTAgacctcatcatcatccacaggATCCAATCGTTAGCCATGCGTGTCTCATCGCTGTTTGTCGTCTGTGTGGCCACGCTGGTCGCCGGAGCTGTTGCTCGTCCTGAGCCACCATCCCCGTATGCCTACCATGGAttaccacagcagcagagccagcgggCATTGCCATTGAATG TTCATCCCGTTGCGCCACAAATCTATCAGACGCTGCCACAGGAGCAATCGTTTGCCAACTTTGCAGCGCCACCAGTGCAGCAGCCTCAAATGAATTACCTGccaccccagcagcagcagcaacagcaacagcagcagcagccacagcaggatGCCATCTTTGAGCAGGTTGGTCCCTCCGCTGAGCCCCTGAACTCCTACGATGACAGCTACAACATGGCCCACCGCCTGTCCGGTGTGCAGCATGCCAGCGGCTACAACAACGCACCGCAGGAGACCAAGATCCACAAGCACATCTACGTCCATGTGCCGCCCAAGGActtcgaggaggaggatgccgTGCAGCCACGCGTCACCCATCAGGTGGGACCCAAGCAGAAGCACTACAAGATCGTCTTCATCAAGGCCCCATCGGCACCGGCACTGCGCGCACCCATCGTGCCTCCGCCACCACAGAACGAGGAGAAGACTCTGATCTATGTGCTGCACAAGAAGcccgagcaggagcaggatatTGTAATCCCGACGCCACCACCCACCAAGCCATCCAAACCCGAGGTCTACTTCATCAAGTACAAGaccaagaaggaggaggcgccCGTCTATGGTGTCCCACCCGCCGACATGGAGCCCCGTCAGGCCACCGCCGAGGACTTTGCCCCGCTGGCCGAAGTTGCCGATGTTCTGCCACCCACCACTCTGGCACCCGAGCCCGAGATCGAGCAGCCCTCCGCCATCTATGGCGCACCCACGGCGCCCGCCTACACTGGCGAGGAGGTGCAGACCACGCTGTCGGCTCCTGCCAACCAGtacctgccccctgccactgcccccgcCGCCCTGGCCATCGAGGAGCCCTCCATGGCGCCCATCATtgtcgaggagcagcagcaggagcagcgtcAGGCTCACATTCCCGCCTCCAACTACGGTCCTCCCAACCGCTTCTTCCTCAAGAAGTTGAAGTAG
- the LOC117899344 gene encoding tenascin-X, giving the protein MRKSHQVRMFYHGEIRDGLPRISLTLWTLLLVCLLPSPSLPAIVRDLSKCMEGSVEVDPQDCGSYYQCLDSVILHQQCPEGAYFEASYEVCVIDDQGICKPAASKCSELELAEDPTDCAGYLQCIGGYFVQQKCDVGGYYNLTSKNCLVDGNVSCAPLQARCTDEQLQANPEDCAGYLQCVNGVLVKEKCQKGSYFDVSYNMCVVDADGICVSAESCTEEELQADPNDCAGYLKCNDGELEEQKCASGSYFNSSLKICIIDVNGICVAPPEKCKEGDLDVDPNNCAGYLKCIDGEFVAEQCPSGSYFDAKIELCLIDSEGICLPTVRKCTEGEMVEDPEDCAGYQQCVGQELVQLKCDPGSYFNATASGCLIDEDEVCVPQKPGCTEGELMQDAENCGGYLACVNGLFVANSCGSGEYFHPGLLECFNDDLKICHSNCRCGAKGRCIEGRRTADPQDCAGYVACIEGQLVEQSCEQGSYFETTLRGCAFDEQHICATEQEE; this is encoded by the coding sequence ATGAGAAAGTCGCATCAAGTGCGAATGTTTTACCACGGTGAGATACGAGATGGATTGCCCAGGATATCGCTAACCCTCTGGACATTGCTACTCGTATGTCTGCTGCCAAGTCCATCGCTACCTGCCATCGTTAGGGACCTCAGCAAGTGCATGGAAGGCTCCGTGGAAGTCGATCCCCAGGACTGTGGCAGCTATTATCAGTGCCTCGATTCGGTCATCCTGCATCAGCAGTGCCCCGAAGGAGCCTACTTCGAGGCCAGCTATGAGGTGTGCGTCATCGATGACCAGGGCATCTgcaagccagcagccagtaaATGCTCCGAACTGGAGTTGGCAGAGGATCCCACGGATTGTGCCGGATATTTGCAGTGCATCGGTGGATACTTTGTGCAGCAAAAGTGTGACGTTGGCGGTTACTATAATCTGACCTCGAAAAACTGTCTCGTGGATGGGAATGTTTCCTGTGCGCCCCTGCAAGCGAGGTGCACAGATGAGCAGCTCCAAGCGAACCCCGAAGATTGCGCTGGTTACCTGCAGTGTGTGAACGGAGTTTTAGTGAAGGAAAAGTGCCAGAAGGGAAGCTACTTCGATGTGAGCTATAACATGTGTGTTGTAGATGCGGATGGCATCTGCGTGTCTGCCGAGAGTTGCACGGAAGAAGAGCTCCAAGCCGATCCGAATGACTGTGCCGGATACCTAAAGTGCAACGATGGAGAGCTCGAGGAGCAGAAGTGCGCCAGTGGCAGTTACTTCAACTCCAGCCTCAAGATCTGTATTATCGATGTGAATGGCATCTGTGTGGCACCGCCCGAAAAGTGCAAGGAAGGGGACCTTGATGTGGATCCCAACAACTGCGCCGGATACCTAAAGTGCATCGATGGAGAGTTTGTCGCAGAGCAGTGCCCCAGCGGCAGCTACTTTGATGCCAAAATAGAACTTTGCTTGATCGACTCGGAGGGAATTTGTCTGCCAACTGTGCGAAAGTGCACCGAGGGCGAGATGGTAGAAGATCCTGAAGATTGTGCCGGTTACCAGCAGTGTGTGGGCCAGGAGCTCGTGCAACTAAAGTGTGATCCTGGCAGCTACTTCAATGCCACAGCAAGTGGCTGCCTCATCGACGAGGATGAAGTTTGTGTGCCCCAGAAGCCAGGCTGCACGGAGGGAGAACTGATGCAGGATGCCGAGAACTGTGGGGGTTACTTGGCCTGTGTCAATGGGTTGTTTGTAGCCAATAGCTGTGGCAGCGGAGAGTACTTCCATCCGGGATTGCTGGAATGCTTCAACGATGATCTAAAAATTTGTCACAGCAACTGCCGATGTGGTGCCAAAGGCAGATGCATTGAGGGCAGACGGACGGCTGATCCCCAGGACTGTGCTGGCTATGTGGCATGCATCGAGGGGCAGCTCGTGGAACAGTCCTGCGAACAAGGCAGTTATTTCGAGACCACACTAAGGGGCTGTGCTTTCGACGAGCAACACATCTGCGCCACCGAGCAAGAGGAGTGA